In the genome of Pseudomonas putida, one region contains:
- a CDS encoding virulence RhuM family protein, whose product MGSNPAECAILNKGSGANLGPFCLAAGQPPDRNRGTWLTMASSDLILYSTDDGLAQFTLREMGGQVWLTQLEIAELYQTSKQNIGKHIQGIIADGELATEAVVNQKFTTAADGKDYLTHLYALPMIIAIGYRVRSTRGTQFRQWATRTLSEYMIKGFVLDDIRLKEPRWDYFDELLKRIRDIRSSEKRFYQKVRDLFTLAEDYRANEQDTTRLFAEVQNKLFFAVTGHTAAELIVLRADANAPNMNLLSFKGDRVRKADVVVAKNYLNAEELDQLNRLVSMFLDFAELRAEQRQHLQLADWRLYIDSFMAFNEQPLLHTTGTVSHDQMKQVAHERYEQFNHQRRSAEASATDAQELAELEQLEKRLSTKKRAE is encoded by the coding sequence GTGGGTTCGAATCCCGCCGAGTGCGCCATATTGAACAAGGGCTCAGGTGCAAACCTGGGCCCTTTTTGCTTGGCGGCTGGGCAGCCCCCTGACAGAAATCGAGGCACGTGGCTGACAATGGCAAGTAGCGATCTAATTCTCTACAGCACGGACGACGGCCTGGCACAGTTCACCCTGCGTGAAATGGGTGGCCAGGTGTGGCTGACGCAACTGGAAATAGCTGAGCTGTATCAAACCAGCAAGCAGAATATTGGCAAACATATTCAGGGCATCATCGCTGATGGTGAGCTGGCCACAGAGGCAGTTGTAAACCAAAAATTTACTACTGCCGCTGACGGCAAAGACTACCTGACCCATCTTTACGCCCTGCCGATGATCATCGCCATTGGCTACCGCGTACGCTCGACCCGTGGCACACAATTTCGCCAATGGGCCACCCGCACCTTGAGCGAATACATGATCAAGGGTTTCGTCCTGGACGATATCCGCCTGAAGGAGCCCCGCTGGGACTACTTCGATGAACTGCTCAAGCGCATCCGTGATATTCGCTCCTCGGAAAAGCGCTTTTACCAGAAGGTGCGGGACCTGTTCACCTTGGCGGAGGACTACCGCGCCAATGAGCAGGACACCACCCGGCTATTTGCCGAAGTCCAGAATAAGCTGTTCTTTGCTGTCACAGGCCATACGGCTGCCGAGCTGATCGTGCTGCGTGCCGATGCCAACGCGCCAAACATGAATCTGCTCAGTTTCAAAGGCGACCGCGTGCGCAAAGCTGACGTCGTCGTAGCCAAGAATTACCTAAATGCAGAGGAGCTAGACCAACTCAATCGTTTGGTCAGCATGTTCCTGGATTTTGCCGAGCTCCGCGCCGAGCAGCGCCAGCATCTGCAACTCGCTGACTGGCGCCTGTACATCGACAGTTTCATGGCCTTCAACGAACAACCCCTGCTGCACACCACCGGCACTGTCAGCCACGACCAGATGAAGCAGGTAGCGCATGAGCGCTATGAACAGTTCAACCATCAGCGCCGCAGCGCCGAAGCCTCAGCGACCGACGCACAGGAGTTAGCAGAGCTGGAGCAACTGGAAAAACGCCTGAGCACCAAGAAACGCGCCGAGTAA
- a CDS encoding lysozyme inhibitor LprI family protein, giving the protein MHRYAGVALLVTLSSCALAQEPYSPEYAACTSRSGGITSNLSDCGHEELARQNARLDQAYRMAMSVLPAEKKQSLQASQALWVKFREADCGMYYSLTGGTMDILEGMGCELSMTAQRAQSVEWFAQNGAEDVGESAEQDAW; this is encoded by the coding sequence ATGCATCGTTACGCTGGCGTCGCGCTCCTTGTGACGTTGTCATCCTGCGCGCTGGCGCAAGAGCCCTATTCGCCTGAGTACGCCGCGTGCACGTCGCGCTCTGGCGGTATTACTTCGAACCTCAGTGACTGTGGTCATGAGGAACTGGCCAGGCAGAATGCCCGACTCGATCAGGCATACAGGATGGCAATGAGCGTTTTGCCAGCCGAGAAGAAGCAGAGCCTGCAAGCCTCGCAAGCCCTCTGGGTGAAATTCCGCGAGGCCGATTGCGGCATGTATTACTCGCTCACCGGCGGCACGATGGACATTCTGGAAGGGATGGGGTGCGAGCTGAGCATGACGGCTCAGCGAGCCCAGTCGGTGGAGTGGTTTGCCCAGAACGGCGCTGAAGACGTCGGGGAAAGTGCTGAGCAGGATGCGTGGTAA
- a CDS encoding lysozyme inhibitor LprI family protein — protein MLLVALSSHSMAASFDCTKASNFAEKEICRDGYLSTVDGVLARTYKEAMAATDQPEALRQSQREWLTTRNQCTTQKCLDKALGGRIQSLEAFISAEKKKAYERAHEQRIAELRAQEAERTRQQEAAFARQEQERQLRAQAAQQAALAQRPAVSTQVAPSYPAATVQPTLGQQSPVSPAVQANSVWQDVFSVLWKLALIVAVIASCWALWLHHKGQATIYNDYTDAAITNLLPVTGLIIGLLCGWLGLPHQVYQVAVITGILSAVAFAVYAAAMTNDGALNITLTLIAKLTFVSVFYLVMGLLILSLFGGARRKGESRAQAEARQRREARQTRAQIATTSAGYTFFTAWLCRRAEFTSLSECLAFSAEPQAV, from the coding sequence TTGCTGTTGGTTGCGTTGTCGAGTCATTCGATGGCGGCAAGTTTCGATTGCACCAAGGCCAGCAACTTTGCCGAAAAGGAAATATGCCGCGACGGCTATCTTTCGACAGTCGATGGCGTGCTGGCCAGAACCTACAAGGAGGCCATGGCGGCGACGGATCAGCCGGAGGCGTTGCGCCAATCCCAGCGCGAGTGGTTGACGACTCGCAATCAATGCACCACGCAGAAGTGCCTGGACAAGGCGCTCGGTGGTCGTATCCAGTCACTCGAAGCATTCATTTCGGCGGAAAAGAAAAAGGCCTACGAGCGGGCGCACGAGCAACGGATCGCTGAACTGCGCGCGCAAGAGGCAGAGCGCACTCGCCAGCAAGAGGCGGCGTTCGCCCGTCAGGAGCAGGAGCGTCAACTGAGGGCGCAGGCCGCGCAGCAGGCGGCACTGGCCCAGCGCCCGGCCGTTTCCACGCAGGTGGCGCCGAGCTATCCGGCCGCCACCGTCCAGCCGACCCTGGGGCAGCAGAGCCCTGTGAGCCCGGCGGTGCAGGCAAACAGCGTCTGGCAGGACGTCTTCAGCGTGCTGTGGAAGCTTGCGCTGATCGTGGCCGTTATCGCCTCCTGCTGGGCGCTCTGGCTGCACCATAAAGGGCAAGCCACGATCTACAACGACTACACCGATGCCGCGATCACCAACCTGTTGCCGGTCACGGGGCTGATCATAGGCCTGCTGTGTGGTTGGCTGGGCCTGCCCCATCAGGTTTATCAAGTGGCTGTGATCACCGGGATACTGTCCGCTGTGGCGTTTGCCGTCTACGCGGCGGCCATGACCAATGACGGGGCGTTGAACATCACGCTGACCTTGATCGCCAAGTTGACCTTCGTGTCCGTCTTTTACCTGGTCATGGGCTTGTTGATTCTTTCGTTGTTCGGTGGCGCCAGGCGCAAGGGTGAATCCCGCGCGCAAGCAGAAGCACGACAACGTCGAGAGGCCAGGCAAACCAGGGCTCAGATCGCCACCACTTCGGCGGGCTATACGTTCTTCACCGCCTGGCTGTGCCGCCGGGCTGAATTCACCTCGCTGTCCGAGTGCCTGGCGTTCAGCGCAGAACCGCAAGCGGTATGA
- a CDS encoding dipeptidase — translation MTLKKLTTATLLLASLGLFANQAQANLTPQQSAAILKTYNGSDPADFRHFLRKLAGSDLAKADDLRATLKAFLADKPLSAEQQNEINRLLGLYTRIKYGKAATETLRELVAIPTFQVEGVPQHENPQFLKIADKIKALAEGFGLSFRNIDNRVYEISLGDNDKEVVGIHAHADVVPVNPDNWKLDDGTRLDPFKVTLVGDRMYGRGTEDDKNGIVVALYALKVAKDEKLPLARQFKLLVDTTEETTGDAIPYYFARNPVPNYNLALDGGYPVVIAEKGYGTVMASFHRRPATGTGAEVTTLTGGLATNQIPTTSVATLLGDNPAALADALNKAGAEYVKRNGGDFTIDAKVAGKEVILTVTGVSAHSSEPESGVNPVSRMLVFLNGLGNQVPLKQNHITDAARYAADNWGLDYLGKQLGVNFEDKFMGPLTASLTYVGLDQKALKLAVNLRIPKGKPLATLKDELADKLGTWARGSHTSVAFEYSLDEPMYRNPEGEWVKALLDVASQNLGLPHEFGTSAGATSVHDLPNGVQFGLAMPKVKYTGHNDNEFKTVEQFMLDLQIVSEMIARIGQMPKL, via the coding sequence ATGACTCTGAAAAAACTCACGACCGCCACTTTGCTGCTGGCCAGCCTAGGGCTGTTCGCCAACCAGGCCCAGGCCAACCTCACACCGCAGCAATCGGCCGCGATCCTCAAGACCTACAACGGCAGCGATCCGGCTGATTTCCGTCACTTTCTCCGCAAGCTGGCCGGCAGCGACCTGGCCAAGGCCGATGACCTTAGGGCCACGCTAAAGGCTTTTCTGGCCGACAAGCCCCTGAGCGCCGAACAGCAGAATGAAATCAACCGCCTACTCGGCCTGTACACTCGCATCAAGTACGGCAAGGCAGCCACCGAAACCCTGCGCGAGCTGGTGGCCATTCCGACCTTCCAGGTCGAGGGCGTTCCGCAGCACGAGAATCCACAGTTCCTGAAGATCGCCGACAAGATCAAAGCCCTGGCCGAGGGTTTCGGCCTGAGCTTCCGAAACATCGACAATCGGGTCTATGAAATCTCCCTGGGTGACAACGACAAGGAAGTCGTCGGTATCCACGCCCACGCCGATGTCGTGCCGGTGAACCCGGACAACTGGAAACTCGACGACGGCACGCGCCTGGATCCGTTCAAGGTCACCCTGGTGGGAGACCGCATGTACGGGCGCGGCACCGAGGACGACAAGAATGGCATCGTCGTGGCGCTGTACGCGCTCAAAGTCGCCAAGGATGAAAAACTGCCGCTGGCCCGCCAGTTCAAGCTGCTGGTGGACACCACCGAAGAAACAACCGGTGACGCCATCCCCTACTACTTCGCCCGCAACCCCGTGCCCAACTACAACCTGGCGCTCGATGGCGGCTACCCGGTGGTGATCGCCGAAAAAGGCTACGGCACCGTGATGGCCAGCTTCCACCGTCGCCCGGCCACCGGCACAGGTGCGGAAGTCACCACGCTCACCGGCGGCCTGGCCACCAACCAGATCCCCACCACCTCGGTGGCGACCCTGCTGGGCGACAACCCCGCCGCCCTGGCCGATGCCCTGAACAAAGCTGGCGCCGAGTACGTCAAGCGCAACGGTGGCGACTTCACCATCGACGCCAAGGTGGCCGGCAAGGAAGTGATCCTCACAGTGACCGGTGTCTCAGCCCACTCTTCGGAGCCTGAATCGGGCGTCAACCCGGTTTCGCGGATGCTCGTCTTCCTCAATGGCCTGGGCAACCAGGTGCCTCTCAAGCAAAACCACATCACCGATGCGGCGCGCTATGCGGCGGACAACTGGGGGCTGGACTATCTGGGCAAACAGCTGGGCGTGAACTTCGAAGACAAGTTCATGGGCCCGCTGACCGCCTCGCTGACCTACGTCGGGCTCGACCAGAAAGCCCTCAAGCTTGCAGTGAACCTTCGCATCCCCAAAGGCAAGCCGCTGGCCACCCTCAAGGATGAGCTGGCCGACAAGCTGGGCACCTGGGCACGCGGCAGCCACACCTCGGTGGCCTTCGAGTACAGCCTCGACGAGCCGATGTACCGCAACCCCGAGGGTGAGTGGGTCAAGGCCCTGCTCGATGTCGCCAGCCAGAACCTGGGCCTACCGCACGAGTTCGGCACCTCCGCCGGCGCCACCTCGGTCCACGACCTGCCCAACGGCGTGCAGTTCGGCCTGGCGATGCCCAAGGTGAAATACACCGGGCACAACGACAACGAGTTCAAGACCGTGGAGCAGTTCATGCTGGACCTGCAGATCGTCAGCGAGATGATCGCGCGGATCGGGCAGATGCCGAAGTTGTAA
- a CDS encoding SrfA family protein: MRGVLLRSGKSEDFTALGETGQPVYRAALQIREAIRRKHPSHPDLVEHLAIPQTDELGSTIDWYSDRPGDVIPWSSATEEERAPARAQLEILQARINDLSNELLGVDAQGQPLSGAKAGAQGDRTVFGKLLTCVVPFPDENFVYLVDGRPVLTFWGFIHAGAERGRQPLHCLYPRTPKAAEPLVPPPAIEPPPLAPAAPVPPLAVPPARPSWWRRWWWLPLLLLLLLLLLFGLRSCGVPALGIPPLNVPGLPHLNAGQPLDPVYTTAGANGGIVPSSGVGAGGVPGVPVAPGSADAGQAPTIMPPASNAGTPATEAPAPAAEAGHAAPSEPAASNIMAPAPPGLPEETPPATAQPNLLSIPPDAGNGTADFLNGDWAGAGIQEVGTGKPLRLKYDFQNGKGQATVSRSDGVRCEAPVDAAMNGGLLSINSSGQATCADGSSYDLPQVNCKPGAQGVADCSGNYGSQAFPMLMKQAGQ; this comes from the coding sequence ATGCGCGGAGTATTGCTACGCAGCGGTAAAAGTGAAGATTTCACCGCTTTGGGAGAGACCGGCCAACCGGTCTACCGTGCCGCGTTGCAGATCCGCGAAGCGATCCGCCGCAAGCACCCTTCCCACCCCGACCTGGTCGAACACCTGGCCATCCCGCAAACCGATGAGCTGGGCAGCACCATCGACTGGTACAGCGATCGCCCTGGGGATGTCATCCCATGGAGCAGCGCTACCGAGGAAGAACGCGCCCCGGCCCGCGCGCAATTGGAAATCCTCCAGGCCAGAATCAACGATCTGAGCAATGAGTTACTGGGTGTGGACGCCCAGGGTCAACCGTTGTCCGGCGCCAAAGCCGGTGCCCAGGGCGATCGCACAGTGTTCGGCAAACTGCTGACGTGCGTGGTCCCCTTCCCTGACGAGAACTTCGTGTACCTGGTCGATGGCCGCCCGGTCCTGACCTTCTGGGGCTTCATCCACGCTGGCGCCGAACGTGGCCGCCAGCCTCTGCACTGCCTCTACCCCCGCACACCCAAGGCTGCCGAACCGCTGGTGCCACCCCCGGCGATCGAGCCGCCCCCTTTGGCCCCGGCTGCGCCCGTACCGCCGCTGGCCGTACCACCGGCACGGCCATCCTGGTGGCGCCGCTGGTGGTGGCTGCCGTTGCTGTTGCTGTTGTTGCTCCTGCTGCTGTTCGGCCTGCGTAGCTGCGGCGTTCCAGCGCTGGGCATCCCACCCCTGAACGTCCCTGGGTTGCCACACCTGAACGCTGGCCAACCTCTCGACCCGGTGTACACGACCGCAGGCGCGAACGGGGGCATCGTGCCGTCGAGCGGCGTTGGTGCCGGCGGCGTACCGGGGGTGCCAGTCGCGCCGGGCAGCGCTGACGCAGGCCAAGCGCCAACGATCATGCCACCCGCCAGCAATGCCGGAACGCCTGCCACAGAAGCCCCTGCGCCCGCCGCCGAGGCTGGCCACGCGGCGCCCAGCGAGCCAGCTGCGAGCAACATCATGGCGCCCGCACCGCCTGGGCTGCCCGAAGAAACACCGCCAGCCACTGCCCAACCGAACCTGCTGAGCATTCCGCCGGACGCTGGCAACGGCACCGCGGACTTCCTCAATGGCGACTGGGCCGGTGCCGGTATCCAGGAGGTGGGCACCGGCAAGCCGCTGCGCCTGAAGTACGACTTCCAGAACGGCAAGGGCCAGGCCACGGTCAGCCGCTCCGACGGCGTGCGCTGCGAGGCGCCTGTCGACGCCGCCATGAACGGCGGCCTGCTGTCGATCAACAGTTCAGGCCAGGCCACCTGTGCCGACGGCAGCAGCTATGACCTTCCCCAGGTGAACTGCAAGCCAGGCGCCCAGGGCGTCGCTGATTGCAGCGGCAACTATGGCTCGCAAGCCTTCCCGATGCTGATGAAACAAGCCGGCCAATAA
- a CDS encoding virulence factor SrfB, with the protein MLPEITQFEETVTLVSDTGIQFMDFALRLGPDGEQAGKFVQLNNGMVPTRLLWSKEYKDFYEPEPDKVVQVEFDTTEDNHFRVPMEESLKLFNGTWLPIPFLRFMPPYRFDEGPNNWARMRLVKLAEPDVDGNTHRLTLAFDSRIMPTINGAAYLAPNEEDVRAGVAFKLACSAREYGWFLTHGWIREWLAELYGEARADWTRERLDRDLQGNRHLAHYLNVLSLLRRPTPAEQSTEKPKVEIPEIKVIANETQGVVKPIPVDLVLDVGNSRTCGIIIEDHGQSGSGMKHNYVLELRDLSEPEKVYNQAFESRVEFTQAYFGKDHYSVKSGRHNAFQWATIARVGGEAGRLASRRRGTEGSTGLSSPKRYLWDEKAYGHGWRFNTSYVKTDKEPLATAAPFAHLINDLGQALYLPPKNDMPVFTPRYSRSNLMTFMLAEVVTQALSQINSPAQRSRQGHARVPRQLNSITLTVPPGMPQAERSILSNRLYEAVGLVWKSLGWHAGESNPFKDKSVVPRTPLPSIRVEWDEASCGQLVYLYNEVSENFAGHPEEFFATLARPDRQETEQITLATIDIGGGTTDLVITDYRLDRGNNGGTGANVHIIPSQRFRDGFKVAGDDILLDVIQEFILPSFRKALHNAGVQAPDELMSRLCGNGDATAQERILRQQLNLQVFVPLGLALLKAYEHYDPAQPQETIEQTWQQVLGTDAVNDSVVEFVNAAVRREVGREGTLDLLGTPITFDLEQVHAAFIGGQINITRVLVELCEVVAHYPCDMLLLTGRPSRLPGIQAFIRRCLPLPPGRILPLQNYRTGGWYPFHRNGLIDDPKSTASVGAMICLLCSKHSVPNFYFRTAELKPYSIIKHFGQIDNANTIKHGDVLYHDLKSAKGRIELPIVGEGEQRGTPWLEMRGDMHLGYRQLAAERWSASPLYTLRFTPRGSAAFSRALGKGGEAPVLRIRLAVEEPSDLLLEQGLVSDKLVICDLQSNIQDADFDYDRDLELSLNTMPTTSLSDSDYWLDSGNVKGK; encoded by the coding sequence ATGTTGCCCGAAATCACCCAGTTCGAAGAAACGGTCACGCTGGTCAGCGATACCGGCATTCAATTCATGGATTTCGCCCTGCGTCTCGGCCCCGATGGCGAGCAAGCCGGCAAGTTCGTGCAACTGAACAACGGCATGGTTCCCACCCGGCTGCTGTGGTCCAAGGAGTACAAGGACTTCTACGAGCCCGAGCCGGACAAAGTGGTGCAGGTGGAGTTCGACACCACCGAGGACAACCACTTCCGCGTGCCCATGGAAGAAAGCCTGAAGCTGTTCAATGGCACCTGGCTGCCGATCCCGTTCCTGCGTTTCATGCCGCCCTATCGCTTCGACGAAGGCCCCAACAACTGGGCGCGCATGCGCCTGGTCAAACTGGCCGAGCCCGACGTCGACGGCAACACCCATCGCCTGACCCTGGCCTTCGACAGCCGCATCATGCCGACCATCAACGGCGCGGCCTACCTGGCACCCAACGAAGAAGACGTGCGCGCCGGCGTTGCCTTCAAATTGGCCTGCAGTGCCCGTGAATACGGCTGGTTCCTGACGCATGGCTGGATCCGCGAATGGCTCGCCGAACTCTATGGCGAGGCCCGCGCCGACTGGACTCGCGAGCGCCTGGACCGTGACCTGCAGGGCAACCGCCACCTGGCCCACTACCTGAACGTGCTGAGCCTGCTGCGCCGACCGACGCCTGCCGAACAGAGCACCGAAAAGCCCAAGGTCGAGATCCCGGAAATCAAGGTGATCGCCAACGAGACCCAAGGCGTGGTCAAGCCGATTCCGGTGGACCTGGTGTTGGATGTGGGCAATTCGCGCACCTGCGGCATCATCATCGAAGATCACGGCCAGTCCGGCTCTGGCATGAAGCACAACTACGTGCTCGAACTGCGCGACCTGAGCGAGCCGGAGAAGGTCTACAACCAGGCCTTCGAGAGCCGTGTCGAGTTCACCCAGGCCTATTTCGGCAAGGACCACTACTCGGTCAAGAGCGGCCGCCACAACGCCTTCCAGTGGGCCACCATCGCCCGGGTCGGTGGTGAAGCCGGCCGTCTGGCCAGCCGCCGTCGCGGCACGGAGGGCTCCACCGGCCTGTCCAGCCCCAAACGCTACCTGTGGGATGAGAAGGCCTACGGCCACGGCTGGCGCTTCAACACCTCCTACGTCAAGACCGACAAGGAGCCGCTGGCCACCGCCGCGCCCTTCGCCCACCTGATCAACGACCTGGGCCAGGCCCTGTACCTGCCGCCCAAGAACGACATGCCGGTGTTCACGCCGCGTTATTCGCGCAGCAACCTGATGACCTTCATGCTCGCCGAAGTGGTCACCCAGGCCCTGTCGCAGATCAACAGCCCGGCCCAGCGCTCGCGCCAGGGTCACGCCCGCGTGCCGCGCCAGCTCAACAGCATCACGCTCACCGTGCCGCCAGGCATGCCGCAGGCCGAACGCAGCATCCTCAGCAACCGCCTGTACGAGGCCGTGGGCCTGGTGTGGAAGAGCCTGGGATGGCATGCCGGCGAGAGCAACCCGTTCAAGGACAAGAGCGTGGTGCCGCGCACGCCATTGCCAAGCATTCGCGTGGAGTGGGATGAAGCCAGCTGCGGTCAGCTGGTGTACCTGTACAACGAGGTCAGCGAGAACTTCGCCGGTCACCCGGAGGAGTTCTTCGCCACCCTGGCCCGCCCGGACCGCCAGGAGACCGAGCAGATTACCCTGGCCACGATCGACATCGGCGGCGGCACCACGGACCTTGTGATCACCGACTATCGCCTGGACCGTGGCAACAACGGTGGCACCGGCGCCAACGTGCACATCATCCCTAGCCAGCGCTTTCGTGACGGTTTCAAGGTCGCCGGCGACGATATCCTGCTGGACGTCATCCAGGAATTCATCCTGCCGTCGTTCCGCAAGGCCTTGCACAACGCCGGGGTACAAGCCCCTGACGAGCTGATGTCGCGCCTGTGCGGCAACGGCGATGCCACTGCCCAGGAGCGCATCCTGCGCCAGCAGCTGAACCTGCAGGTGTTCGTGCCCCTGGGCCTGGCACTGCTCAAGGCCTACGAACACTACGACCCGGCGCAGCCGCAGGAGACGATCGAGCAGACCTGGCAACAGGTGCTGGGAACCGACGCGGTCAACGACAGCGTGGTGGAATTCGTCAATGCCGCGGTGCGCCGCGAAGTGGGTCGCGAAGGCACCCTCGACCTGCTGGGCACGCCCATCACCTTCGACCTGGAGCAGGTGCACGCGGCCTTCATCGGCGGCCAGATCAACATCACCCGGGTCCTGGTCGAGCTGTGTGAAGTGGTTGCCCACTACCCGTGCGACATGCTGCTGCTCACTGGCCGACCGTCGCGCTTGCCAGGCATCCAGGCGTTCATCCGTCGGTGCCTGCCACTGCCACCGGGGCGCATCCTGCCGCTGCAGAACTACCGCACCGGCGGCTGGTACCCGTTCCACCGCAACGGCCTGATCGACGACCCGAAGAGCACCGCCTCGGTGGGCGCGATGATCTGCCTGCTGTGCTCCAAGCACAGCGTGCCGAACTTCTACTTCCGCACCGCCGAGCTCAAGCCTTACTCGATCATCAAGCACTTCGGCCAGATCGATAACGCCAACACCATCAAGCACGGCGATGTGCTGTATCACGACCTCAAGTCGGCCAAGGGCCGCATCGAGCTGCCCATCGTCGGCGAAGGCGAACAGCGCGGCACGCCCTGGCTGGAAATGCGCGGCGACATGCACTTGGGCTATCGCCAGCTGGCCGCCGAGCGCTGGTCCGCCTCGCCGCTCTACACCCTTCGCTTCACCCCGCGCGGCAGCGCTGCTTTCTCGCGCGCGCTGGGCAAGGGCGGCGAAGCCCCGGTGCTGCGCATCCGCCTGGCAGTCGAAGAGCCTTCGGACCTGCTGCTCGAACAGGGGCTGGTCAGCGACAAGCTGGTGATCTGCGACTTGCAATCGAACATCCAGGATGCCGACTTCGATTACGACCGGGATCTGGAGCTCTCACTCAACACCATGCCAACCACGAGCTTGAGTGACAGCGACTATTGGCTCGACAGCGGGAATGTCAAAGGAAAATGA